The Mycolicibacterium fluoranthenivorans genomic interval GAGGACAGGCCTGATCCAGGCGGGCCGCCGACAGTGGCCCGGGGGACTGCCCGAAGTCGTCGTCCTCTCGTGCCGCGCACCGGTGGGCGGTCGGCTCACCGGTGCGGCCGGCGGTCAGGGCACAATGGGCGGCCATGGGCGTGAGAGTGATCCGAGTAACAGGTGCCGGGATCGCGGCGGTGGCGACCTGCGCGGTGATCGCCGCCTGTACCAGCACGGTGCCCGGGCAACCCGCCGCCAGTGGCACGCAGACGACGACCAGCGGCGCCCCCGGTCAGCCCGCGAGCGGCCCGCGGGTGGCCAAAGAGGCGCTGCAGAAGGTGGTCGTCGATCAACTCGCCCGCTCCGGGGTGACCCCACAGTCGGTGGCCTGCCCGCAAGATCTGATCGGCCAGGTCGGGCAGTCGGTCCGCTGTGACGTCACCGTCAGCGCGGTGAACAGTTTTCAGATCGCCATCGCGGTGACGGGCGTCAAAGGCAGCGAGGTGAACTACGCGATGACACCGTCGGTGAGCAAGAGCCAGCTCGCGGTGTCGGTCGCCGACATGGTCAATCGTTCGACCCAGACCGCCCCGGACTCGGTGAGTTGCGAATCGGACCTGGACGGCAAGGTGGGGGCGACGGCGTACTGCAATGTCACCGTTGCGGGGGCGGCCACCCGACAGGCGGTGGTGGTCACCAAGGTGCAGGGCCTGGCGATGGACTACGGGCTGGCGACGGCCCAGGGGAGTGATCCGGCGCAGCCGCCGACCGGCACTCCGCCGCCGGGGCCCGGTGGCGGCCCGGTGCTGGCGCCCAACGGTGGCCTGGGCGCGACCCTGCCCAAGGCTGTCGCCGAAGGCGCGCTGCTTGCCCAGTTGCGGCAAACCGGCCAGGTCCCGGACTCGGCCAGCTGCGCCGGTGACATGCCCATCTCCGTCGGTGCCACCCTGCCGTGCACCGCGGTGACCGCGGGCCGGGGACAGAACTACCTGCTGGTGGTGGCTTCCGTGGTGAACGGCAGCGCCACTTTCAAAGTGCTTCCAGCACAGTAATTTTCAGCTGTGCTGTGGCGCCGGATTGGCGGTCCACAGGTGCGCCACGCTCAGCCCCAACCGCGCCAGCATGGTGCGCAGCAAGGGGAGGCTGAGGCCGATCACGTTCGACGGATCACCCTCGATGCGGTCCACGAACCAACCACCGAGACCATCGAGGGTGAAGCCGCCCGCCACCCAGAGTGGCTCACCGCTGGCCAGATAGGCCTCCAGGTCGGAGGGCTCGGGGTCTGCGAAATGCACTGTGGTGGAGGCCGTCTGGACGCCCCGGCCGACGACCTGGCCATCGCGCACATGCAGCACGGTATGCCCGGTGTGCAGGATTCCGGGACGGCCCGCGCAGGACTGCCACTGCGCCCTGGCTGCCTCGATGCTGCCGGGCTTGCCGCGCAGTCGGCCGTCGACTTCGAGCATCGAATCGCAACCGATCACCACGCAATCCGCGGCCGTCTCGGCATCCAGCGATCCGGCCACCCGGTCGGCTTTGGCGCTGGACAGGGCCAGCACCACCTCCGCGGCGGGCGCGCCTGGTAACGACGCCATGATGGCGTCCTCGTCGACATCGGAGACCAGCACCAGCGGTTCGATGCCTGCGTGCCGGAGTACCCCGAGCCGGCCCGCAGAGGCCGAGCCCAGGACAACTCGCGTCATCGCCGCATGTGTTGCCGCTCCAGCAGCGTGATCCGCTGCCAGCTGTGCACCGTGTAGCGCAACCGGTCGACCGGGTGCCCCCACAGGTCGATGGCGGCCGGGGTGGTGTCCGCGGGCCCACCGCCCGCCGCGGAGAGCACGCCGATCAGTGCGGCGAGCTCTTCGGCGGTCGGGTTGCCCTTGAGTACCTTGATGTGCGGCTCGTGGTTCGTGGCTTCGTTCGCGTCGCTCACCGCAGCAGAATCGTTCGCGCCGCTCACCGCAGCAGAATCGTTCGCGCCGCTCACAGTGGAATGTTCCCGTGCTTCTTCGGCGGGACCGTGCTGATCTTGCGTTCCAGCAGCCGCAGCGCGGTGGCCACATAGCCGCGGGTGTGCGACGGCGGGATGACCGCGTCGACATAACCACGCTCGGCTGCGACGTACGGGTTCACCAGGGTGTCCTCGTAGTCCTGCTGCAGCTCCAGCCGCAGCGCGTCGACGTCCTCGCCCTTGGCGGCGGCGTCCTTGAGCTGGCTGCGGTACACGAAGCCCACCGCACCCGAGGCGCCCATCACGGCGATCTGCGCGGTCGGCCATGCCACCACCACGTCGGCGCCCATGTCCTTGGATCCCATGACGCAGTACGCGCCGCCGTAGGACTTACGGGTGATCACGGTGACCTTGGCGACCGTCGCCTCGCCGTAGGCGTACAGCAGCTTGGCGCCGCGGCGGATGATGCCGTTGTACTCCTGGTCGGTACCCGGCAGGAAGCCCGGCACGTCGACCAGCAGCACGATCGGGATGTTGAAGCAGTCACACGTCCGGATGAACCGGGCCGCCTTCTCGGAGGCGTTGATGTCCAGGCAGCCGGCGAACTGGGTGGGCTGGTTGGCGACGATGCCGACGGTGCGGCCGTCCACCCGGCCGTAGCCGATGACGATGTTGCCCGCGTACCCGGCCTGCACCTCGAGGAACTCGTCGTCGTCGAGGATGCGCGAGATGACCTCGTGCATGTCATAGGGCTGGTTGGGCGAATCCGGGATCAGCGTGTCGAGCTCGAGATCCTCGGCGGTGAGGTTGTCCTCGATGGCGCCCGGGTGCGGCGGCGCCGGGAAGCGCGGCGGATCGGCGTAGTTGTTCGACGGCAGGTAGCTCAGCAGATCGCGGACGTAGTCGAAGGCGTCCTGCTCGCCGGAGGCGACATAGTGCGCGGTACCCGACTTGGCCATATGGGTGTGTGCGCCACCGAGCTCCTCCATGGTGACGTTCTCGCCGGTGACGGTCTTGATGACGTCCGGGCCGGTGATGAACATCTGGCTGGTCTGGTCGACCATGACGATGAAGTCGGTCAGGGCGGGGGAGTAGACGTGCCCACCGGCCGCGGCACCCATGATCAGCGAGATCTGCGGGATGACGCCGGAGGCCAGGATGTTGTTGCGGAAGATCTTGCTGTACAGGCCGAGCGAGACCACACCCTCCTGGATGCGGGCGCCGGCGCCGTCGTTGATGCCGATCAGCGGGCGGCCGGTCTTGATGGCCAGCTCCTGGACCTTGACGATCTTCTCGCCGTACACCTCGCCGAGGCTGCCGCCGAACACCGTGGCGTCCTGGCTGAAGATGCACACGTCGCGGCCGTCGATGGTGCCGTAACCGGTCACCACACCGTCGCCGACCGGCCGGTTCTCGGCCAGCCCGAAGTTGGTGCTGCGGTGCTTGGCCAGCGCGTCGAGTTCGACGAACGACCCTTCGTCGAGCAGTGCCAGCACGCGTTCGCGAGCGGTCAGCTTGCCCTTCGCGTGCACCTTCTCGACGGCTGCCTCGCCGACGGGGTGCTTGGCCTCCTCGGCGCGCTTGCGCAGGTCAGCCAATTTGCCGGCGGTGGTGTGGATATCGATTACGTGCGGGGCGGCCGGTGCGGGAGGATCGGTAACGCTCGTCATGGTCCCGATATTAACGGTTCCCTAAGAACGCGGATAGTTGGGTGCGGTTTGGGCGTTTCACGCCGGCTTGCCACAGAGCTCCGGTTTTGTAGGGTGGCTGCCATGGTGGGCGCCAACTGGCCCGTTCACCTGGAGAGGAACGCCCACGTGAAGGCTCAGCGCCGCTACGACGGAGTGGATGGACCCCGCGTGGTCATCGCTCACGACTACCTGACGCAACGTGGTGGTGCCGAGAAGGTCGTGTTGTCGATGAGTCGGGCCTTCCCCGATGCGCCGATCTACACGTTGCTCTACCACCCGGCCGGTACCTACCCCGAATTCGCCGATCGCGATGTGCGGGTCTCGCCGCTGAACCGGATCCCGGTGTTGCGCAAGCACCACCGCGCGGCACTGCCGCTCCTGCCCGCGGCGGCCTCGTCGATGTTCGTCGACGCCGACGTCGTGGTCACCAGCAGCAGCGGCTGGGCCCACGGGTTCCGCACCAACGGCGCCAAGCTGGTGCACTGTCACACACCGGCGCACTGGCTGTACACGACGGACATGTACCTCAACGACGAGGGCGACGGGCTCAAACGCGCGCTGCTGAAGGTCGCCGGGCCCCCGTTGAAGGCATGGGATCGCCGCGCCGCGGGGACGGTCGACCGGTATCTGGCGGTCTCGACGATGATCAAAGACCGGATCCACGACGTCTATGGCATAGATGCCGACGTCTTGCCCTCGCCGGTCGCGATGCGCACCGACGTCGAGGTGGAACCGGTCGGCGAGGTCGAGCAGTGGGCCACCGGTGACCAGCCGTTCTATCTGTGTGTGTCCCGGCTGTTGCCGTACAAGAACGTCGACAAGGTGGTGCGGGCATTTGCCGGCAGCGACCGTCGGCTGGTGGTGGTGGGCCGAGGCCCCGAGGCGCGCCACATCGAGCAGATCCGTACACCGAACGTGGCGCTGCTATCCGACCTGACCGATGCGCAGATGGCCTGGCTGTACCAGTCGTGCCGGGCGCTGATCGCGGCCAGCTACGAGGACTACGGTCTGACGCCGATCGAGGCCGCGGTCTGGGGCAAACCCGCCGTGGTGCTGCGTTGGGGTGGATTCCTGGACACCGTGGTCGACGGTGTCACCGGGACATTCTTCGATGAGCCGCAGGCCGATTCGATCGCCGCGGCGTTGGACCGATTCGACGCCCAGAGCTTCGATCCGCAGGTCATCCGCAAGCACGCCGACCAGTTCACCGAGCAGCGCTACGCCGAACGTCTTCATGAGGCGGTCGACGCGCTCGTCGCGCGATGACGAACACCCGGCCGCCGGGTGCCGGTGCGATTGCCGACTCGCAGCGACGACCCCGGGCATGCGGCCGACGGATCGGCGCACCGGTCGCTATGGTTGACGCGATTCGTCGACAAGGAGCAGTGATTCATGTTTCGTGAACCGGCTTCGGCAGATCCGGCTGATATAGCCCGGAAGAAGGCCGCCGCTCCGGCGCTGAGGATGGCCCCGGAGTCGGAATGGGTTCTCGACGAGAACAACCGAGTGATCCAGTACAAGATGCAGGGCATCGGCTTCGTTCCGAAGGCGAAGAACCGCATCGGCGAGTTGGTGTTCAATCTGTTGATCACCTACATCCCGTCGCACGCCATCCGGCTTGGGTTTCTGCGGTTGTGCGGGGCCAAGATCGGCAAACACACCCACATTCTGCGCGGCACCACCGTCCTCGATCCGGCCTATCTGACCATCGGTGACGGGGTGGCCATCGGCTTCCGCTGCATGCTGGACGCACGCGCCGGCATCTATATCGGCAACCAGGTCACCATCGCCAGCGATGTGCAGATCATCGGTGGGGGCCACGACGTCAATCACCCGGACTTCCTGCCGGTGCCGATTCCGACGGTGATCTGTGACTACGTGTGGATCGCCAGTCGGGCGATGGTCCTGCCGTCGCTGATCGGCCGCGGCGCGGTGGTGGCCGCGCAGGCGCTGGTGACCAAGGACGTCGACGAGTTGAACATCGTCGGTGGGGTGCCTGCCAAGGTGATCGGCAAACGGGATCCAGACGTGCTGCTGTACACCAACACTCGCCGACCCCCGCCGTTCTACTGATGGGGCGTGTGCTCGGTGGTTCGCTGCACGACCACCGCCTGGTCTTCGTCGCCCCCGACGAAGGGCAGACCGCAGTAGGCGACTACGCCCAGGACCTGGTGGAGGCGCTGCGCCCGCATTTCGGCGAGGTCGTCGAGGAACGCACCGCCGGCCCGGGCATCGACACCTTGGCCGACGTGCGCCGGCATCGGGCCCGGGTGCGCACCTTGGTGGCCGACGGGCCCCCCGGCCGGACCCTGGTGCACGCCGAGTTGTCGACCGGGGTGATGCCCACCTTCTGGGCGGTTGCGGGCCTGTCCGGAGTGCCGGTGACCGCCACCATCCACGATCCGCCCCAGGGTTTGTGGTTCCTGGCCCGGCCGCGGTTCATCGCCAAGTCACGGTTGCTCACCCACGGCATCCACTACCCCTTGCGCCCGTTGTCGCGGGCCATCGAGGGCCGGGTGTACGGGGAACGGACCCTGATCGCGCTGACGGAGAGGGGGCGACAGTCGATCGAACGTACCTACCCGCGTACCCGCACCGCCTATATCCCGCATCTGGTGCGGGAGCGGCCTGTCATCGCGCCCGCCCAGGAGCGTCCGAAGGCAGTCGGATTCTTCGGATTCGTCTATCGCGGTAAGGGTTTCGAGCAGATCGCCGAGATCCGGGCCCAACTGCCCGACGATATCCTGATCCGGGTTGCCGGCCGCGGGACCGAGGACCTGCCCCGAGCCGACGGTATCGAGATTCTCGGCGGGGTCGACGGTGCCGCCGAGGACGCCTTCTTCGCCTCGGTCCGCGCCATCGCACTGCCGTACGGCAAACGCCATTTCTACGCCGAGACCTATCCCGCCTCCGGGGTGGTGGCGCACGCGATGGCCTACCGCACGCCGGTCGTCTGCACCGGTTACGGGTCGCTGGCCGAACTGGACCCCGAACACGGCGTGGTGGTCGTTCCGCCGGGAGCCGATCCCGGCCGGTTGGCGACCGAGGTCGGCACGCTCCTGAACGACGAAGCCCGGCTCACCGAGTTGGGTGTCAACGCCGACCGGACCCGGCAGGAGCGTTCGCCAGCGCGCACCGCAGAGGCGTTCGTGGCGGTCTGGCAACAACTCCTCGACGGCAGGTCGGCCGGTGTCTGAGACGGGCGAACCCGTCGTCCACAAGCCGGGCACGCAGCATCTGACCCACGCCTTGTGGGCGGCGTTCTGGATGTACGGCGGCCGCGCCGGCGGGATGGTGTGGACGCTGGCGCTGGTCGGTCAGCTGGGTATCGCGGACTACGGCAAGTACGCCAT includes:
- a CDS encoding DUF4333 domain-containing protein codes for the protein MGVRVIRVTGAGIAAVATCAVIAACTSTVPGQPAASGTQTTTSGAPGQPASGPRVAKEALQKVVVDQLARSGVTPQSVACPQDLIGQVGQSVRCDVTVSAVNSFQIAIAVTGVKGSEVNYAMTPSVSKSQLAVSVADMVNRSTQTAPDSVSCESDLDGKVGATAYCNVTVAGAATRQAVVVTKVQGLAMDYGLATAQGSDPAQPPTGTPPPGPGGGPVLAPNGGLGATLPKAVAEGALLAQLRQTGQVPDSASCAGDMPISVGATLPCTAVTAGRGQNYLLVVASVVNGSATFKVLPAQ
- a CDS encoding Maf family protein, with the protein product MTRVVLGSASAGRLGVLRHAGIEPLVLVSDVDEDAIMASLPGAPAAEVVLALSSAKADRVAGSLDAETAADCVVIGCDSMLEVDGRLRGKPGSIEAARAQWQSCAGRPGILHTGHTVLHVRDGQVVGRGVQTASTTVHFADPEPSDLEAYLASGEPLWVAGGFTLDGLGGWFVDRIEGDPSNVIGLSLPLLRTMLARLGLSVAHLWTANPAPQHS
- a CDS encoding acyl-CoA carboxylase subunit epsilon; the protein is MSDANEATNHEPHIKVLKGNPTAEELAALIGVLSAAGGGPADTTPAAIDLWGHPVDRLRYTVHSWQRITLLERQHMRR
- a CDS encoding acyl-CoA carboxylase subunit beta; translated protein: MTSVTDPPAPAAPHVIDIHTTAGKLADLRKRAEEAKHPVGEAAVEKVHAKGKLTARERVLALLDEGSFVELDALAKHRSTNFGLAENRPVGDGVVTGYGTIDGRDVCIFSQDATVFGGSLGEVYGEKIVKVQELAIKTGRPLIGINDGAGARIQEGVVSLGLYSKIFRNNILASGVIPQISLIMGAAAGGHVYSPALTDFIVMVDQTSQMFITGPDVIKTVTGENVTMEELGGAHTHMAKSGTAHYVASGEQDAFDYVRDLLSYLPSNNYADPPRFPAPPHPGAIEDNLTAEDLELDTLIPDSPNQPYDMHEVISRILDDDEFLEVQAGYAGNIVIGYGRVDGRTVGIVANQPTQFAGCLDINASEKAARFIRTCDCFNIPIVLLVDVPGFLPGTDQEYNGIIRRGAKLLYAYGEATVAKVTVITRKSYGGAYCVMGSKDMGADVVVAWPTAQIAVMGASGAVGFVYRSQLKDAAAKGEDVDALRLELQQDYEDTLVNPYVAAERGYVDAVIPPSHTRGYVATALRLLERKISTVPPKKHGNIPL
- a CDS encoding glycosyltransferase gives rise to the protein MVGANWPVHLERNAHVKAQRRYDGVDGPRVVIAHDYLTQRGGAEKVVLSMSRAFPDAPIYTLLYHPAGTYPEFADRDVRVSPLNRIPVLRKHHRAALPLLPAAASSMFVDADVVVTSSSGWAHGFRTNGAKLVHCHTPAHWLYTTDMYLNDEGDGLKRALLKVAGPPLKAWDRRAAGTVDRYLAVSTMIKDRIHDVYGIDADVLPSPVAMRTDVEVEPVGEVEQWATGDQPFYLCVSRLLPYKNVDKVVRAFAGSDRRLVVVGRGPEARHIEQIRTPNVALLSDLTDAQMAWLYQSCRALIAASYEDYGLTPIEAAVWGKPAVVLRWGGFLDTVVDGVTGTFFDEPQADSIAAALDRFDAQSFDPQVIRKHADQFTEQRYAERLHEAVDALVAR
- a CDS encoding acyltransferase, with amino-acid sequence MFREPASADPADIARKKAAAPALRMAPESEWVLDENNRVIQYKMQGIGFVPKAKNRIGELVFNLLITYIPSHAIRLGFLRLCGAKIGKHTHILRGTTVLDPAYLTIGDGVAIGFRCMLDARAGIYIGNQVTIASDVQIIGGGHDVNHPDFLPVPIPTVICDYVWIASRAMVLPSLIGRGAVVAAQALVTKDVDELNIVGGVPAKVIGKRDPDVLLYTNTRRPPPFY
- a CDS encoding glycosyltransferase family 4 protein translates to MGRVLGGSLHDHRLVFVAPDEGQTAVGDYAQDLVEALRPHFGEVVEERTAGPGIDTLADVRRHRARVRTLVADGPPGRTLVHAELSTGVMPTFWAVAGLSGVPVTATIHDPPQGLWFLARPRFIAKSRLLTHGIHYPLRPLSRAIEGRVYGERTLIALTERGRQSIERTYPRTRTAYIPHLVRERPVIAPAQERPKAVGFFGFVYRGKGFEQIAEIRAQLPDDILIRVAGRGTEDLPRADGIEILGGVDGAAEDAFFASVRAIALPYGKRHFYAETYPASGVVAHAMAYRTPVVCTGYGSLAELDPEHGVVVVPPGADPGRLATEVGTLLNDEARLTELGVNADRTRQERSPARTAEAFVAVWQQLLDGRSAGV